One window of Psychrobacillus sp. FSL H8-0483 genomic DNA carries:
- a CDS encoding general stress protein: MNIKSNRRIEVARTEEEMYEKLELLQTQGYAESDVHVISKENAHLNKLNRHSEVSTHEAGSFMDTFKSWFTGESAVTEGLRKLDLNEVERERYAREVAGGSIVLYTDLLTNADDPIHDFNESELEKEYTDTVGTDVVKNRL; encoded by the coding sequence ATGAACATAAAATCGAATCGACGAATTGAAGTAGCTCGTACCGAGGAAGAGATGTATGAAAAATTGGAACTCCTGCAAACACAAGGATACGCGGAAAGTGATGTCCATGTGATATCGAAAGAAAATGCTCACTTAAATAAATTAAATCGTCATTCTGAAGTATCCACACACGAGGCGGGATCGTTTATGGATACGTTTAAGTCATGGTTTACTGGTGAAAGTGCAGTAACAGAAGGATTACGAAAATTAGATTTAAATGAAGTGGAAAGAGAACGTTATGCACGGGAAGTAGCAGGAGGCAGTATTGTTCTGTATACAGATTTATTAACAAATGCCGATGATCCTATCCATGACTTTAATGAAAGCGAATTGGAGAAGGAATATACAGATACAGTTGGAACAGATGTCGTAAAAAATCGTTTATAG
- a CDS encoding exonuclease domain-containing protein has translation MDFVAIDFETANSLRSSVCSIGIVKVKNGKIQEETHTLINPLSEFNFYNTKIHGITDYMVQDAPTFEEFWPNLKGYIENQTLIAHNASFDIGVLRESLGRFHEKQPEYDYSCSYRIAKKVWPNLFNHKLSTIAKYLNIDLRHHDALEDARASALITLEAMKTTQMRSIQELTSLHKIKLGSSSTFSKPTTRSRKSPEDASLQSVVTQNTTPNPKHPFCGANIVFTGRMISMTRMLAAQYAANCGAKCIGQVDLDTNFLVVGDQALQKYVQGIKSSKMQKVENLIGQGYPIEIVGEQDFLRLVKF, from the coding sequence ATGGATTTTGTTGCAATTGATTTCGAAACAGCAAATAGCTTACGATCAAGCGTATGCTCTATTGGAATTGTAAAAGTAAAAAATGGGAAAATTCAAGAAGAAACACATACATTGATTAATCCATTAAGTGAATTTAATTTCTACAATACGAAAATACATGGCATAACAGATTATATGGTCCAAGATGCTCCAACATTTGAAGAATTTTGGCCAAACTTGAAAGGGTATATCGAAAATCAAACTTTGATTGCCCATAATGCAAGCTTTGATATCGGAGTTCTTCGAGAATCGTTAGGACGATTTCATGAAAAACAACCAGAATATGATTATTCTTGCTCCTATAGAATTGCAAAAAAAGTTTGGCCGAATTTATTTAATCATAAGCTTTCTACAATTGCAAAATACTTAAATATTGATTTACGGCACCATGATGCGCTAGAAGATGCGCGTGCTTCTGCATTAATTACACTAGAAGCGATGAAAACAACACAAATGAGGTCCATTCAAGAACTAACTAGTCTACATAAGATAAAGCTAGGTAGTTCTTCTACTTTTAGTAAACCAACTACTCGTTCAAGAAAAAGTCCGGAAGATGCGTCTCTCCAATCAGTTGTGACGCAAAATACTACACCGAATCCGAAGCATCCGTTTTGTGGGGCGAATATTGTGTTTACAGGCAGAATGATTTCGATGACGAGAATGTTAGCTGCTCAATATGCAGCCAATTGTGGTGCAAAATGTATAGGCCAAGTAGATTTAGATACAAACTTCTTAGTAGTAGGAGATCAGGCTTTGCAGAAATATGTGCAAGGGATTAAAAGTTCGAAAATGCAAAAAGTCGAAAATCTAATTGGACAAGGATACCCAATTGAAATTGTAGGGGAACAAGATTTTTTAAGATTAGTAAAGTTTTAA
- a CDS encoding YusW family protein — translation MRIKKYSIIGSVLLSTALLLGACADKDEVKDPPTADAAKKEFGFHSFDLDIDTPDHKDAIEASFDVDISETEAEYVNRIEPVKLSGDKAYAELEPIFKDLALTKDMSKDEVIEKVTKAFGVEDYTEFELEVEYSDGEYKDYNDKK, via the coding sequence ATGAGAATTAAAAAATATTCAATAATCGGAAGTGTGTTATTGTCAACTGCTTTACTTTTAGGAGCCTGTGCAGATAAAGACGAGGTGAAAGATCCCCCAACTGCAGATGCAGCAAAAAAAGAATTTGGATTTCATTCTTTTGATCTAGACATAGATACACCTGATCACAAAGATGCAATTGAAGCTTCGTTTGATGTAGATATATCGGAAACAGAAGCGGAATATGTGAACCGAATAGAACCTGTTAAGTTATCAGGTGACAAGGCGTATGCTGAATTGGAGCCGATCTTTAAAGATTTAGCTCTAACAAAGGATATGAGTAAGGATGAAGTAATTGAAAAAGTTACCAAGGCTTTCGGTGTAGAAGACTATACAGAATTTGAATTAGAAGTTGAATACTCGGATGGAGAATATAAAGATTACAATGATAAAAAATAA
- a CDS encoding PadR family transcriptional regulator has protein sequence MNKLLNSLITELRRGTLTLAVLSQLRTPQYGYSLVQSLEKSNVLIDQSTLYPLLRRLEKQELVVSSWDTSESRPRKYYVLSEYGIEIFEQLKEEWEQSSRELYTLLKGEEGNAPN, from the coding sequence GTGAACAAATTATTAAATTCCCTCATTACAGAATTAAGAAGAGGAACTTTGACATTAGCTGTATTGAGTCAGCTGCGAACTCCCCAATATGGCTACTCACTTGTTCAATCATTAGAGAAATCAAACGTTTTAATAGATCAAAGTACTCTGTATCCATTACTTCGTCGTTTAGAAAAACAAGAGTTAGTTGTAAGTAGCTGGGACACTTCTGAAAGTAGACCACGCAAGTATTATGTGTTAAGTGAGTATGGGATAGAAATTTTTGAGCAGCTAAAAGAAGAATGGGAGCAATCGTCAAGAGAGCTTTACACTTTATTGAAAGGAGAAGAAGGGAATGCGCCTAATTGA